In one window of Plasmodium berghei ANKA genome assembly, chromosome: 14 DNA:
- a CDS encoding BIR protein has product MTNCLPIENQIQHNDFNVCSIIKRIDDSLSRDKLPTENECLNDVLYTAYCPTKKDGQKGQCVTNGDKISAGFIWLLTMLEALNEECSENEKDHYFEYAILWLSSKSNIIKPGSYVSIDGIYNILEINNSFWYNQFRDKVNKKKKSMNFGDYHMCNLYKLLNELCTLITKYNQDRSNPEAYLEYANKCAETYKNLVTKASAVKNCDSYCDVLSTLKSEYDKFKEENKDPECQLPEFNGIESCKDLCKQKKQKAENDKGLGDGLVDGKVEIDVVPDDNQRNQEESRSGQGATNSVPGENGAQNTPGITFDIGRSVFTSVLNSTFNFAETYEEKIINISNEIPDVYNRTLDNIKNGFGESINFFNEIIENINSDSKKVEIHDDSRYKRHEPHGTGDKSPTSNDSPPPQETPSEASSPSSSTEQTKTPESSHELSEKENYDKTDQKGSIKTVPKSVIKLKNPVTEVTGNGTTGIDVNILKKYKPIGISIIMLLIPIALAIMFKYFSFGWRKELKKKKNMKKVINMFGGNEKTKRVINPTDRKKQVQIIINLSKKKQDKKLTNPSTQKKQDEKVTSSSTQKKQTKQFINSIYWGKYPLLNMYKLMETDPVPFIILYLVFIFYVYRRKCDSLE; this is encoded by the exons atgacAAATTGTTTACCGATTGAAAATCAAATTCAGCATAATGACTTCAATGTG TGTAGCATAATTAAAAGGATTGATGATAGTTTATCCAGAGACAAATTACCTACAGAAAATGAATGTTTGAATGATGTATTATACACTGCTTATTGTCCTACCAAGAAAGATGGTCAAAAGGGACAATGTGTGACAAATGGTGATAAAATTAGTGCTGGGTTTATATGGTTGTTAACGATGCTCGAGGCTCTTAATGAGGAGTGTtctgaaaatgaaaaagaccattattttgaatatgcTATTTTATGGTTAAGTTCTAAAAGTAATATAATTAAGCCTGGTTCGTATGTTAGTATAGATggtatttataatattcttgaaataaataattccTTTTGGTATAATCAATTTCGTGAtaaagtaaataaaaaaaaaaaatctatGAATTTTGGTGATTACCATATGTGTAATCTATATAAATTACTTAATGAATTATGTACTCTAATTACTAAATATAACCAAGATAGATCAAACCCAGAAGCATATTTAGAATATGCTAATAAATGTGCtgaaacatataaaaatctTGTTACGAAAGCCTCTGCGGTTAAAAATTGCGATTCATATTGTGATGTGCTGTCTACTTTAAAAAGtgaatatgataaatttaaagaagaaaataaagatcCAGAATGTCAACTTCCTGAATTTAATGGAATAGAAAGTTGTAAGGATTTAtgtaaacaaaaaaaacaaaaagcAGAGAATGATAAGGGTTTAGGAGATGGACTGGTTGATGGGAAAGTAGAAATAGATGTCGTACCAGATGATAATCAAAGAAATCAAGAAGAATCAAGAAGTGGACAAGGTGCTACAAATAGTGTTCCAGGAGAAAATGGCGCTCAAAACACACCAGGAATAACTTTTGATATTGGTCGGTCCGTTTTTACGAGCGTATTAAATAGCACTTTCAATTTTGCTGAAACATATGAggagaaaattataaatatctCTAATGAAATACCTGatgtatataatagaactttagataatataaaaaatggttTCGGTGAatctattaatttttttaatgaaattatTGAGAATATAAATTCCGACTCTAAAAAGGTAGAAATACATGATGATTCAAGGTATAAAAGACATGAACCACACGGCACAGGGGATAAATCACCCACATCTAATGACTCACCACCGCCCCAAGAAACTCCATCTGAAGCTTCATCGCCATCAAGTTCTACGGAACAAACTAAAACACCAGAATCGTCTCATGAATTAtctgaaaaagaaaattatgataaaacGGATCAAAAAGGTTCTATAAAAACAGTGCCAAAATCAGTGATTAAACTAAAAAATCCAGTAACCGAAGTAACAGGAAATGGAACAACAGGAATAGATGTTAATATACTCAAAAAATACAAACCAATTGGAATTTCAATTATAATGCTTTTAATACCCATTGCTTTAGCTATTATGTTCAag tatttttcatttggATGGAGAAAGGaattgaagaaaaaaaaaaacatgaaaaaggttataaatatgtttggTGGAAATGAAAAGACAAAAAGAGTTATAAACCCAACTGATCGAAAAAAACAAgtacaaataattataaatttatctaaaaaaaaacaggaTAAAAAGCTTACAAATCCATCTACTCAAAAAAAGCAGGATGAAAAGGTTACAAGTTCATCtactcaaaaaaaacaaactaAACAGTTTATAAATTCCATTTACTGGGGAAAATATccattattaaatatgtataaactTATGGAGACCGATCCTGTaccatttattattttgtatttggtgtttattttttatgtttatagAAGAAAATGCGATTCTttagaataa